From a region of the Macrobrachium nipponense isolate FS-2020 chromosome 3, ASM1510439v2, whole genome shotgun sequence genome:
- the LOC135221886 gene encoding mRNA turnover protein 4 homolog: MPKSKRDKKISLTRTTKKGLEFKQNLVDVIRGCVDQYARIFVFSTHHMQTNNLKDMRLEWSHSRFFLGKNKVMALALGRTPEEEVCENIHKVSSKLVGHCGLLFTNSTKDEVLE; encoded by the exons tatcCTTGACGCGGACCACAAAGAAAGGGCTGGAATTCAAGCAGAATTTGGTTGATGTAATCCGTGGTTGTGTTGACCAGTATGCTCGGATATTTGTTTTTAGCACACATCACATGCAGACTAATAACCTGAAAGATATGCGTCTAGAATGGAGCCACAGTAG gttttttttaggaaaaaataaagtaatggcCTTGGCCTTGGGACGTACTCCTGAGGAGGAAGTATGTGAAAACATCCACAAGGTTTCTAGCAAACTAGTTGGACATTGTGGTCTTCTTTTTACAAATTCTACAAAAGATGAAGTTCTTGAGTAA